In the genome of bacterium SCSIO 12827, the window TGTGGCTGGAGGAACCCCTGCCGGCCGGTGACACCATTGCCTTCGCCCGCCTGGCGGCGGCTTCGCCGGTCGCCATCGCCGCGGGTGAACACCTCCAGGGCATGTCCGAGGTCATGCCCTATTTGACGTCGGGCGCCCTGCACGTCCTGCAACCGGACCTGGCCATGATGGGCGGCCTGACGCCTTGCCTCACGGCGGCGCGGGCGGCCGAGTCCTTCGGTCTGCCGGTCGCGCCGCATTTCCTGCCGTCCCTGTTCATCCATTTGGCGGCGGCGCAGCCCAACGTCACCTGGCTGGAGGATTTCCCCCTGCTGGAACCCCTATTCGAAATCGCGGCCAGGACCGAGAACGGCGCCATGGCCCTGCCCACCCTGCCCGGCCACGGCATGGCCTGGGCCGAGGGGGCCAGGGAACGGTATCGTCTGGACGGCTGAACGGGTGACGAGCGGCGCTTAATCCGTGTCATCGGGGGCGTCGATGTCGACGGGCACTCCCGGCTTGGCCTTGGAGGCGCGAATCGACAGCGCCGATTTCACGTGGCTGACATTGGGCGCGGCGGTCAGCTTGGTCGTCAGGAAGTCCTGATAGGCGTCCCAATCGGCGGCGACCACCTTCAGCAGGAAATCCGTTTCCCCCGCCAGCATGTGACATTCGCGCACCTGGGGCCAGGCACGCACGGCATTCTCGAAGGCCTCAAGATCATGTTCCGCCTGGGAGTTAAGCCCGACCTGGGCAAACACGGTGACATTGAAGCCCAGCATCTTGGGTTCCAGATCGGCATGGTAGCCGCGGATGAAGCCTGCTTCCTCCAACGCCCGGACCCGACGCAGGCAGGGAGGGGCGGAAATTCCGGCGCGTTTCGACAGTTCCACGTTGGTCATGCGACCATCGTTTTGCAGGTCGCGCAGGATACGCCGGTCAATCTTATCCAGTTTCACGCGCTGCATGATCGTTTCCTAACCCCCGGGTCACGGCGAAATATTGTTGCGAAATTATATTATAACAACGCCGGGGGAAAGCCCTGTCGCTGGGCGCCTTCCCATGGTTGCTGAAGATGTCCCCGTCGCTGGGCCGCTTGTCCTTGCACGGCGGCCGGGGCCCACTTATCTTAGGTCCCCAATCCGCCGTGAATCCTGGGCAGACACGGCCCCCCCATCTTCGTTCAAAAGGTAGATCGCTTCATGCCCGCCGCTTCCGACCCTAGCCCCCGCCACACCAAGGTTCTGA includes:
- a CDS encoding Lrp/AsnC family transcriptional regulator; this encodes MQRVKLDKIDRRILRDLQNDGRMTNVELSKRAGISAPPCLRRVRALEEAGFIRGYHADLEPKMLGFNVTVFAQVGLNSQAEHDLEAFENAVRAWPQVRECHMLAGETDFLLKVVAADWDAYQDFLTTKLTAAPNVSHVKSALSIRASKAKPGVPVDIDAPDDTD